A window of Paremcibacter congregatus contains these coding sequences:
- the hemF gene encoding oxygen-dependent coproporphyrinogen oxidase: MTALLDTDRTKQQQTQAQEWFKELRDQICAAFEKIEDELTGTYSDRAPGRFERTAWNRNDDPACGGGVMSVMKGRVFEKVGVNISTVYGEFAPEFAKSMPGAEEDPRFWASGISLVAHMHNPLVPAVHMNTRHIITRQSWFGGGGDLNPALPNEKDTADFHAQFKQACDRHNPDYYAKYKAWCDEYFYNKHRQKARGVGGIFYDKLNSGVWADDFAFTQDVGKAFRDIYPKIVRRHMNEEWTDEQREELLYYRGLYAEFNLVYDRGTTFGLKTGGNVDAILMSLPPEAKWR; the protein is encoded by the coding sequence ATGACAGCCCTATTGGATACCGACCGCACAAAGCAACAGCAAACCCAGGCCCAGGAATGGTTCAAGGAACTCCGCGATCAGATTTGTGCCGCCTTTGAAAAAATCGAAGACGAACTCACCGGCACCTACAGTGATCGTGCTCCGGGACGGTTCGAACGCACCGCATGGAATCGCAATGACGATCCGGCCTGCGGCGGCGGCGTCATGTCCGTAATGAAAGGCCGCGTCTTCGAGAAGGTCGGCGTGAATATTTCCACAGTTTACGGGGAATTCGCCCCGGAATTCGCCAAGTCAATGCCAGGCGCCGAAGAAGACCCTCGTTTTTGGGCCAGTGGTATTTCTCTTGTCGCTCATATGCATAATCCCCTGGTGCCTGCTGTTCACATGAATACCCGACACATCATCACCCGACAATCCTGGTTTGGCGGCGGTGGCGATCTCAATCCGGCCCTGCCAAACGAAAAAGACACGGCAGATTTCCATGCTCAGTTCAAGCAGGCCTGTGATCGCCATAACCCCGACTATTACGCCAAATATAAAGCCTGGTGTGATGAATATTTTTATAACAAACACCGGCAAAAGGCTCGCGGTGTCGGCGGCATATTCTACGACAAACTCAACAGTGGCGTCTGGGCCGACGATTTTGCCTTTACCCAGGACGTCGGCAAAGCATTCCGCGATATATACCCCAAGATTGTCCGCCGCCACATGAATGAAGAGTGGACCGATGAACAACGGGAAGAATTGCTCTATTACAGAGGGTTATATGCTGAATTTAATCTGGTTTATGACCGGGGAACAACCTTTGGCCTGAAAACAGGCGGCAATGTAGACGCCATATTGATGTCCCTGCCCCCCGAAGCGAAATGGCGTTAA
- a CDS encoding GNAT family N-acetyltransferase, which produces MFCIEPAKTNDIPLVEKLLDEAFGLDRFEKTAYRLRDGVEQIWDLAFVVRGEEGLLATLQFWPIVVGEGPDRQEALLLGPIAVCDSCRGKGAGRALMVKGLDKAREMGHQRVILVGDEDYYKKVGFSRSLAEGLEMPGPVDKNRLLAHALVPGGMDGVQGMICKSTDIVK; this is translated from the coding sequence ATGTTTTGTATAGAGCCAGCAAAAACGAATGATATTCCGTTAGTTGAAAAACTTCTTGATGAAGCTTTTGGCTTGGATCGTTTTGAAAAAACAGCTTATCGTCTGCGTGACGGAGTGGAACAGATATGGGATCTGGCCTTTGTCGTGCGCGGTGAAGAGGGATTGCTGGCCACATTGCAATTCTGGCCGATCGTGGTAGGGGAAGGGCCGGACCGGCAGGAAGCCTTACTCTTGGGGCCTATTGCAGTTTGTGACAGCTGCCGCGGAAAGGGTGCGGGTCGGGCCCTGATGGTGAAGGGATTGGATAAAGCCCGGGAAATGGGACATCAGCGGGTTATCCTGGTGGGGGATGAAGATTATTATAAAAAAGTCGGATTCAGCCGATCCCTGGCCGAAGGACTTGAAATGCCGGGGCCGGTGGACAAAAACCGCCTGTTGGCGCATGCTTTGGTTCCGGGCGGCATGGACGGGGTGCAGGGCATGATCTGTAAAAGCACGGATATTGTAAAATAA
- the surE gene encoding 5'/3'-nucleotidase SurE, giving the protein MKNNPLAARILVTNDDGYNAPGLKALIEIAKSVSDDVWVVAPEEEQSGKGHSLSLSEPVRYRKVADKFYAVKGTPTDCVMMAVHSIMPNRPTILLSGINRGVNLAEDMTYSGTISAAMEGTICGVPSIAFSQEIDRTNNGDAFQVAKEQGENVLRTLISHAIEPGILYNVNFPQDSESLKGIRTTRQGFRDDEELFIDEREDPRGGCYFWIGFRRQYGNPVVGTDLAAIQDGYISVTPLHLDMTHEKTLLSLAKKIDKDA; this is encoded by the coding sequence ATGAAGAATAATCCTTTAGCGGCCCGTATTCTGGTCACCAATGATGACGGCTATAACGCGCCCGGACTGAAGGCGCTGATTGAAATCGCCAAGTCCGTCAGTGATGACGTCTGGGTGGTTGCGCCGGAGGAAGAACAAAGTGGCAAGGGCCATTCCTTGTCCTTGAGTGAGCCGGTACGGTACCGCAAGGTGGCGGATAAATTCTACGCGGTAAAAGGAACGCCGACCGATTGTGTTATGATGGCCGTGCACAGCATTATGCCAAACCGCCCGACGATCCTGTTGTCGGGCATCAATCGGGGGGTTAACCTGGCGGAAGACATGACCTATTCCGGCACCATATCGGCGGCCATGGAAGGTACTATTTGCGGGGTTCCATCTATCGCCTTCAGTCAGGAAATAGACAGAACGAACAATGGGGATGCATTTCAGGTGGCGAAGGAACAGGGGGAAAATGTGCTGCGTACACTGATCTCCCATGCGATTGAACCGGGTATTCTGTATAACGTCAATTTTCCTCAGGATTCGGAGTCTCTCAAAGGTATCCGGACAACCCGCCAGGGGTTTCGGGACGATGAAGAACTTTTTATCGACGAACGAGAGGATCCACGGGGCGGGTGTTATTTCTGGATCGGGTTCCGGCGCCAGTATGGCAATCCGGTCGTCGGCACGGATCTGGCGGCAATCCAGGACGGTTATATTTCCGTGACACCGTTGCATCTTGATATGACACATGAAAAAACTCTTCTAAGCCTTGCAAAAAAAATAGATAAAGATGCGTGA
- a CDS encoding alpha/beta fold hydrolase: MNWDLPEHPVNMKGPTLGGKYVWSDIYLLGDWHIQKNVLTGHHRLLDGRDIRQAWGSYDHCLAELAKFKDKLGLTFPKPHIFLLLHGLARHKKTMTKTAAYLRERGHAAYCLNYPSTFQSLDAHADDLENLLNNLAGVTSVSFIGHSLGGLLARELLRRKDGWRSKVDARHLMMLGTPNNGARIADMLGGIRLFHTIAGPSGQDVMPVKALKLPPPDIPTLVIAGGRNTPTGYNPILGEDNDGIVTVRETRLEGMTDFRLVNVIHTTIMDHPETLHAIEEFIAAY; encoded by the coding sequence ATGAACTGGGATCTGCCAGAACATCCCGTCAATATGAAAGGGCCAACCCTGGGCGGTAAATATGTCTGGTCTGACATATATCTGCTTGGAGACTGGCATATTCAGAAAAACGTCCTCACCGGGCATCATCGCCTGCTTGATGGTCGTGATATCCGCCAGGCCTGGGGAAGTTATGACCATTGCCTGGCCGAACTTGCCAAGTTTAAGGATAAATTGGGTCTGACCTTTCCCAAACCACATATATTTTTATTGTTGCATGGTCTGGCGCGTCATAAGAAAACCATGACCAAGACGGCGGCTTATCTCCGCGAAAGAGGTCATGCCGCCTACTGTCTCAACTATCCCAGTACTTTCCAGTCCCTGGATGCCCATGCAGATGACCTTGAGAACCTGCTCAATAACCTCGCCGGAGTAACGTCGGTAAGTTTTATCGGTCACAGCCTTGGCGGATTGCTGGCCCGGGAACTGCTCAGGCGTAAAGACGGCTGGCGTTCCAAAGTTGACGCCCGGCATCTGATGATGCTCGGCACACCGAACAATGGGGCCCGGATTGCCGATATGCTTGGCGGGATCAGGCTGTTTCACACCATCGCGGGACCTTCCGGCCAGGATGTCATGCCGGTGAAGGCGCTCAAATTACCACCCCCCGATATACCGACACTGGTCATTGCCGGAGGCCGGAATACTCCAACAGGGTATAATCCGATATTGGGGGAAGATAATGATGGAATTGTCACGGTACGGGAAACCAGACTTGAGGGCATGACGGATTTCCGTTTGGTAAATGTGATACACACCACGATCATGGACCATCCGGAAACCTTGCACGCGATAGAGGAATTTATTGCGGCCTACTGA
- a CDS encoding protein-L-isoaspartate(D-aspartate) O-methyltransferase: MSRFTDKKAALFDELRADGITDEAVLDALNEIPREDFIPKVLRGQAYENAALPIDSGQTISQPFVVAFMTQVLNVDKSHKVLEVGTGSGYQAVVLAKLCRRLFTIERHLPLFKGAEEMFKKLHIFNITTLFGNGMKGWPEQAPFDRIMVTAASEEIPDKLLAQLREGGIMVIPVGAQGKTQHIIRITRQGDDFVQENLMPVKFVPLLAGIVHDS, encoded by the coding sequence ATGAGTCGTTTTACGGATAAGAAGGCTGCGCTTTTTGACGAATTACGGGCTGATGGCATCACAGATGAAGCTGTGCTTGATGCTTTGAATGAAATCCCCCGGGAAGATTTTATCCCTAAGGTTCTGCGTGGACAGGCCTATGAAAATGCGGCATTGCCGATCGACAGTGGCCAGACCATCAGTCAGCCTTTCGTGGTTGCCTTTATGACCCAGGTGCTAAATGTGGATAAATCCCATAAGGTGTTGGAAGTGGGAACCGGATCGGGCTATCAGGCTGTGGTTCTGGCAAAACTGTGCCGGCGCCTTTTTACCATTGAACGGCATCTGCCTCTGTTCAAGGGCGCCGAGGAGATGTTTAAAAAGCTGCATATCTTCAACATCACCACTTTATTTGGCAACGGTATGAAAGGCTGGCCGGAACAGGCGCCGTTCGACAGGATTATGGTTACAGCGGCTTCGGAAGAAATTCCGGACAAGTTGCTGGCCCAGCTGCGAGAGGGAGGAATCATGGTTATCCCCGTTGGTGCTCAAGGTAAAACCCAGCATATCATCAGGATTACGCGACAGGGCGATGACTTCGTTCAGGAAAACCTGATGCCGGTGAAATTTGTTCCGCTTCTGGCCGGTATTGTGCATGATTCTTAA
- a CDS encoding DUF1285 domain-containing protein — MTDTSDKTKSAAGFRPDLFAQEAQKATGKKGLPPVHLWNPDFCGDIDMHIKRDGSWDYMGTPIARPAMVRLFSTILRHDEDGKYYLVTPVEKVGIRVDDAPFVAVELRVENPGKDQILHFRTNVDDVVILDADHPLTVTHATDGEPSPYILVRDRLQALIARPVYYQLAEMMEEKNGDYGVWSQGQFFPLGKAEA; from the coding sequence ATGACAGACACATCAGATAAAACAAAATCCGCCGCCGGTTTCCGGCCCGATCTGTTCGCCCAGGAGGCGCAGAAAGCCACAGGTAAAAAAGGCCTGCCGCCGGTACATCTGTGGAATCCCGATTTTTGCGGTGATATTGACATGCATATCAAGCGCGACGGCAGTTGGGACTATATGGGTACCCCGATAGCCCGTCCCGCCATGGTGCGGTTGTTTTCGACCATTTTGCGCCATGATGAGGATGGTAAATACTATTTGGTGACGCCGGTGGAAAAAGTTGGCATCCGCGTTGACGATGCCCCTTTTGTTGCGGTCGAGCTCCGGGTAGAAAATCCGGGAAAAGACCAAATTCTTCATTTTCGCACCAATGTGGATGATGTGGTGATCCTTGATGCCGACCATCCATTAACCGTTACCCACGCGACGGACGGAGAACCATCACCTTACATTCTGGTGCGGGACCGGTTGCAGGCGTTGATTGCGCGCCCGGTATACTACCAACTGGCGGAAATGATGGAAGAGAAGAACGGTGACTATGGCGTATGGAGCCAGGGACAGTTCTTCCCCCTGGGAAAAGCCGAAGCATGA
- a CDS encoding CoA pyrophosphatase, with amino-acid sequence MKQRIRDIFRQYDPGLERARQTVADKRDGDRPRDGDWNIYRPAADYKSSEQPLRPAAVLIPLVDREEGLTVLLTKRAAHLKTHSGQVSFPGGRCDQEDAHAMDTALRETQEEVGIDRAHIEVLGAMEDYETMTGFLITPVVGIIAPEFKLIVAEEEVDEAFELPLDYILDEANHDLRDGIWKERKRYYYALINEQHNVWGATAAMLVRFAHLVNRGVK; translated from the coding sequence ATGAAACAACGGATCCGAGATATTTTCCGGCAATATGATCCGGGTCTCGAACGGGCGCGTCAAACCGTTGCAGACAAGAGAGACGGTGACCGTCCCCGGGATGGCGACTGGAATATTTATCGTCCGGCGGCAGATTATAAAAGTTCTGAGCAGCCCCTGCGGCCGGCGGCTGTGTTAATCCCGTTGGTGGATCGGGAAGAGGGGCTGACTGTTTTGCTGACCAAACGGGCGGCTCATCTCAAAACCCATTCAGGCCAAGTGAGCTTTCCCGGCGGACGATGTGATCAGGAAGATGCCCATGCCATGGATACGGCCCTGCGTGAAACCCAGGAAGAAGTGGGGATTGACCGCGCTCATATCGAGGTTCTCGGCGCCATGGAAGATTATGAAACCATGACCGGTTTCCTGATTACGCCTGTTGTGGGTATTATTGCACCGGAATTCAAACTGATCGTTGCCGAAGAAGAAGTAGATGAAGCTTTTGAACTGCCGCTTGACTATATTCTTGATGAGGCGAACCATGATCTTCGGGACGGTATCTGGAAGGAACGCAAGAGGTATTATTACGCGCTGATTAATGAGCAACATAATGTGTGGGGGGCGACAGCGGCGATGTTGGTGCGTTTCGCACATCTGGTAAACAGGGGGGTGAAATGA
- a CDS encoding CCA tRNA nucleotidyltransferase yields MKAVHQLDLPAGSPICAPGVQKLLSVLNVDGLNARMVGGCVRDLLLQRKIIDIDLACSLPPEETMLRLKRAKIKVVPTGLKHGTITAVLDKVGYEITTLRHDVETDGRHATVTFTDDWIGDAARRDFTFNALYLDADGSLYDPCGGLADLETRRVRFIGAADERICEDALRILRFFRFAAQIGDGLMDPQGFDACIRYKNLIDNLSGERLAQELLKILAAQNLLSVMTVMAKHDFLPHILGVTPDWPRFRRYVQQEQNLGRCDRLARLCSLLRRGEGAGAQVSRHLKLSNRQTKYLVAYDQHDLNISPGVADKTLRRAIYLHGRDVVAFALLDGNSEASPTTQLSELLHLIDTWPVPSFPVQGRDLIQAGYAAGPALGDLLKQREADWIASDFTLKKQDLLQ; encoded by the coding sequence ATGAAAGCCGTGCACCAACTGGACTTGCCCGCGGGTTCTCCGATATGTGCCCCGGGGGTGCAGAAACTTTTGTCCGTATTGAATGTGGATGGTTTGAATGCGCGCATGGTCGGCGGCTGTGTAAGGGATTTGCTTTTACAGCGGAAAATTATTGATATTGATCTGGCCTGCAGCCTGCCGCCGGAAGAGACTATGCTGCGGTTGAAACGGGCGAAGATCAAAGTGGTTCCGACCGGCCTGAAGCATGGAACTATCACGGCTGTTTTAGACAAGGTCGGTTATGAGATCACCACGTTGCGTCATGATGTGGAAACCGATGGTCGGCACGCGACAGTAACCTTTACCGATGACTGGATCGGCGATGCCGCCCGGCGGGATTTTACCTTTAATGCGCTTTATCTTGACGCGGATGGCAGTCTGTATGACCCCTGCGGCGGCTTGGCGGATCTTGAAACGCGCCGGGTGCGGTTCATTGGTGCTGCTGATGAGCGTATTTGCGAGGACGCCTTGCGTATTTTGCGTTTCTTTCGGTTTGCCGCCCAGATTGGCGACGGGCTGATGGACCCTCAAGGGTTTGACGCCTGTATTCGCTATAAGAATTTAATAGATAATCTGTCCGGGGAGCGGTTGGCGCAGGAACTGCTGAAGATTCTAGCGGCCCAAAATCTGTTGTCGGTGATGACGGTGATGGCGAAACATGATTTTCTGCCCCATATTCTTGGTGTTACGCCGGACTGGCCGCGTTTCAGGCGTTATGTCCAGCAGGAACAGAATTTGGGCCGCTGTGACCGTCTGGCCCGTCTTTGCAGCCTTCTGCGGCGAGGCGAAGGCGCAGGGGCCCAGGTCAGCAGGCATTTAAAGCTGTCCAATCGCCAGACAAAATATCTGGTGGCCTATGATCAGCATGATCTGAATATTTCACCAGGGGTTGCGGACAAAACTTTGCGTCGGGCCATATATTTGCATGGGCGGGATGTTGTTGCCTTTGCGCTCCTGGATGGAAATTCTGAAGCCTCGCCGACCACCCAGCTTTCAGAATTGTTGCACCTCATCGATACGTGGCCGGTGCCAAGTTTTCCAGTGCAGGGCCGGGATTTGATTCAGGCCGGATATGCGGCGGGGCCTGCTTTGGGCGACTTGTTGAAGCAGCGTGAAGCTGACTGGATCGCCAGTGACTTTACTTTGAAGAAACAGGATTTGCTTCAGTAG
- the serS gene encoding serine--tRNA ligase, with amino-acid sequence MFDIKAIRENPETFDLGWKRRGIAAQSEALIALDSSLREKKTELQECQSRRNVASKSIGQAKAKGEDADDLIREVADLKARMATLEEDVRSIEEELTQKLGRLDNIPAEDVPDGESEDDNLEVRKWGDIPAFDFAPKQHFDLGEDLGQMDFEGAARMSGARFVILRGDLAKLERALSAFMLDVHTTDFGYEEASVPLLVREQALYGTSQLPKFKEDLFEATTGHYMIPTGEVPLTNIVREDILEEEKLPLRFTALSQCFRSEAGSAGRDTRGMIRLHQFNKVEMVSITTPEQSWDELERMTGAAEQILQRLGLAYRVLTLCTGDMGFAARKTYDLEVWLPGQDAYREISSCSNTGDFQARRMNTRCRPAGEKRTRFVHTLNGSGLAVGRTLVAVLENYQQADGSIVIPEVLRPYMNGKEVISRP; translated from the coding sequence ATGTTTGACATCAAAGCCATTCGGGAAAACCCGGAAACCTTTGATCTGGGCTGGAAACGCCGTGGAATTGCAGCGCAATCAGAAGCCCTGATCGCCTTGGACAGTAGCCTGCGCGAAAAGAAGACCGAATTGCAGGAATGCCAGTCACGGCGAAACGTCGCATCCAAATCGATCGGTCAGGCAAAAGCCAAAGGCGAAGATGCAGATGATCTGATCCGGGAAGTGGCTGATCTGAAGGCGCGTATGGCGACGCTTGAAGAAGACGTGCGCTCCATAGAAGAAGAATTGACCCAGAAGCTTGGACGGCTGGATAATATCCCGGCTGAAGATGTGCCGGACGGGGAGAGTGAAGACGATAACCTGGAAGTCCGCAAATGGGGTGATATCCCCGCTTTTGATTTCGCGCCGAAACAGCATTTTGACCTGGGGGAAGACCTTGGGCAGATGGATTTCGAAGGCGCGGCCCGCATGTCTGGGGCGCGGTTTGTTATTCTGCGTGGTGATCTGGCCAAACTGGAGCGCGCGCTGTCAGCCTTTATGCTGGATGTCCATACGACCGACTTTGGTTATGAAGAGGCCAGCGTACCCCTGCTGGTGCGGGAACAGGCGCTCTATGGCACCAGTCAGTTGCCGAAATTCAAGGAAGATCTGTTCGAAGCCACTACGGGTCATTATATGATCCCGACTGGGGAAGTGCCGCTCACCAATATCGTGCGCGAAGATATTCTCGAGGAAGAAAAACTGCCGCTGCGCTTCACGGCGCTTAGTCAGTGTTTTCGTTCAGAAGCCGGGTCAGCCGGGCGGGATACCCGCGGCATGATCCGTCTGCATCAGTTCAATAAGGTGGAGATGGTGAGCATTACCACGCCGGAACAGAGCTGGGATGAACTGGAACGGATGACGGGGGCGGCGGAACAGATTCTGCAGCGTTTGGGGCTCGCTTATCGTGTCTTGACCTTATGCACTGGTGATATGGGCTTTGCCGCCCGGAAAACCTATGACCTGGAGGTCTGGTTGCCGGGGCAGGACGCCTATCGTGAAATTTCCAGTTGCTCGAATACCGGAGACTTTCAGGCCCGGCGCATGAACACCCGTTGTCGTCCGGCAGGCGAGAAGAGAACCCGCTTTGTTCATACTCTGAACGGGTCGGGTCTGGCGGTTGGCCGCACTTTGGTGGCTGTCCTTGAAAATTATCAGCAAGCCGATGGATCAATCGTGATCCCAGAGGTTCTGCGGCCTTATATGAACGGTAAAGAGGTTATTTCCCGCCCATGA
- a CDS encoding M23 family metallopeptidase, producing the protein MISSLLSACQEGHSFSSRYHYGAPVGSTAANSPYPVPVPRDKPRRKVVRAAPPEKSPVSVQSGAITVRKGDTIYALARRHNVTVRAIIKGNALKPPYLLYPGQKLKSPAKGRHKVIKGDTIYSLSRRYQVDMTQLARLNQLQRPYTLAIGQTLKVPGTGTQQGPKSSAQKKHASTPPPPRSGKGFLWPVKGRLLSSFGAKAKGYHNDGINIAANSGSYIQSAESGVVVHAGRKIKGYGNLILIRHSNGWVTAYAHCSNILVTVGQKVKRGQAIARVGRTGGVSRPQLHFEMRKGAQAVNPVKYLVS; encoded by the coding sequence ATGATTTCCAGCCTGCTTTCTGCCTGTCAGGAAGGTCACAGTTTCAGTTCCCGTTATCATTATGGTGCGCCGGTTGGGTCAACTGCCGCCAATTCGCCTTATCCTGTGCCGGTGCCGAGAGATAAACCGCGGCGGAAGGTGGTTAGGGCTGCGCCGCCGGAAAAATCACCTGTTTCCGTTCAGAGTGGGGCTATTACGGTGCGCAAAGGGGATACTATTTATGCGCTGGCCCGGCGTCATAATGTGACGGTCCGGGCGATCATTAAGGGCAATGCCCTGAAACCACCTTATCTGCTTTATCCCGGCCAAAAACTGAAAAGCCCGGCCAAAGGACGCCACAAGGTGATCAAAGGGGATACCATTTACAGTCTGTCACGACGATATCAGGTGGATATGACGCAATTGGCGCGGTTAAACCAGTTGCAGCGGCCTTATACGCTGGCCATCGGCCAGACTTTGAAGGTGCCGGGGACCGGAACACAGCAGGGGCCAAAATCCTCAGCACAGAAGAAACATGCTTCGACGCCTCCACCCCCCCGCAGTGGCAAGGGGTTTCTCTGGCCTGTAAAGGGACGGTTACTTTCCTCTTTCGGGGCAAAGGCCAAAGGATATCATAATGATGGCATCAACATTGCGGCCAATAGCGGCAGCTATATCCAGTCGGCGGAAAGTGGCGTCGTGGTGCATGCGGGACGCAAGATCAAAGGCTATGGCAATTTGATTCTGATCCGTCACAGCAACGGCTGGGTGACGGCCTATGCGCATTGTTCCAATATTCTGGTCACCGTCGGTCAGAAGGTCAAGCGCGGTCAGGCGATTGCCCGGGTGGGGCGCACCGGTGGAGTAAGTCGGCCGCAATTGCATTTCGAAATGCGGAAAGGCGCCCAGGCGGTTAACCCGGTGAAATATCTGGTGAGCTAG